The sequence CGCGCATCATCAAGATCGACAAACAGCGGGCCATCGCGCCAGAGTATATTTCCGGCGTGACAATCGCCGTGCAGGCGCAGGACGGAAATATCATCGCGCCAGCAGGTTTTTACCGCAGCAATAAGTTTATCGGTGGCGCTGAGGAAATCAGCCTTTAGCCCAGTGGGGATCAGTGCAGAGGTTTCGAATACCTGGCGCGGCTCGATAAGATATTCCTGAATACCGATCGTCGGTCGGGCTGTGAATGCCGTTTTTCTTCCCGTCTGGTGAATGCGACCCAGATAGCGGGCAACCCACTCCATTTGATCGATATTATCCGCTTCAAACTGGCGGCCACCCAGGCTTGGGAATACAGCGTAATAAAAGCCTTCATGCGTCAGCAGCGTTTGGTTGTTGAATTTTATCGGTGCGGCAACCGGGACATCGTCATCCAGCAGATCGTGAGCAAACTGATGCTCTTCCTGAATTTGTTCTGCGGTCCAACGTTCAGGCCGGTAGAACTTCACGACAAAGCGCTGACGATCCTCATCCTGAAATTGATAGACACGGTTTTCGTAGCTATTTAAAGGCGTTAACCCCGAATCCACACGAATGCCCTGTTCAAACAGGGCATCCATAATGGTATCCGGGTGTAATGTCTGGAAAGTAAAAGCCTGGTCGTTCATCCGTTCATCCGGAAATTATACGAATGATTCAGGATATCATCTTGTGGCGATTTCGGTGGCTCCGCTTACAAGCTTTTACTCTTTAATTACGCCACGGGCGCGCAGCAGCGCCGTTTTAAAATCTTCCTCA comes from Enterobacter kobei and encodes:
- a CDS encoding serine/threonine protein kinase encodes the protein MNDQAFTFQTLHPDTIMDALFEQGIRVDSGLTPLNSYENRVYQFQDEDRQRFVVKFYRPERWTAEQIQEEHQFAHDLLDDDVPVAAPIKFNNQTLLTHEGFYYAVFPSLGGRQFEADNIDQMEWVARYLGRIHQTGRKTAFTARPTIGIQEYLIEPRQVFETSALIPTGLKADFLSATDKLIAAVKTCWRDDISVLRLHGDCHAGNILWRDGPLFVDLDDARMGPAVQDLWMLMNGDKAEQRMQLETIIEAYEEFSPFNSDEIALIEPLRAMRFVYYLAWLIRRWDDPAFPRNFPWLTGEDYWRSQISTFTEQVKVLQEPPLQLTPMY